The following are encoded together in the Mastacembelus armatus chromosome 6, fMasArm1.2, whole genome shotgun sequence genome:
- the cracr2aa gene encoding ras and EF-hand domain-containing protein homolog — translation MAAFTAAFAVTSTPTSKVAPTAWQGSSEDTDKCENGDMGQNTILEKTYEFFQMCDIENKGFITRRDMQRLNSELPLSAEELENVFDTLDSDGNGYLTLDEFSSGFSEFLFGRKISIEDGSVEKKPCKSPPEVLYQTPWKKGLAKGDEDEEEKHFSMLMESLGANSVFEDPAEVHSLWAQLRHDEPHLLSNFEDFLARVTSQIREANQEKQEIESALKRKTATHDDEIQRLYEEMEQQIKNEKDRIMLQDYEQFVSRSQDLELQLSTKEKELEQLFQKQRRLERQCHELHSEQHVTKVENIKLKQTNDELARELEHTSQELTLAQEQLSLLEEQTTQLHEEKEMEIYRHTEGLQRERASLLKQLDLMREMNKHLRDERDMCYQNPVNSKKTPCLKQRPVIGFVKHTNPNVFKSEDEEELAPGSVRQNLVSVSSQPSCPAETRGHFQRIISIEEDHLPHLLQNDCQTQAPLQECSEGEEASESEDNIDLVMSDIYPYASCAHSKRNTKKRETPTSPRGQPVGKETSINEEGSSSPPDRLFKIVLVGNSSVGKTSFLQRFCDDSFHPGTSATVGIDYSVKTITVDNSQVALQLWDTAGQERYRSITKQFFRKADGVAVMYDITAEQSFTSVRQWLTSVKEGAGDDIPVMLLGNKTDREIERQVQKGLGERLAKDCQMTFYECSAYSGHSTMESMVHLARILKEQEDREKEKTVQLVNNPSEKKRSCC, via the exons ATGGCAgcttttactgctgcttttgctgtCACTAGTACCCCGACCTCCAAGGTAGCCCCGACTGCATGGCAAGGAAGCAGTGAAGATACAGATAAATGTGAGAATGGAGACATGGGTCAAAATACTATTTTGGAGAAAACCTACGAGTTCTTCCAGATGTGTGACATCGAGAACAAGGGCTTCATCACCCGGCGTGACATGCAG AGGCTAAACAGCGAGCTTCCTCTCAGTGCAGAGGAATTGGAGAATGTATTCGATACCCTTGATTCTGATGGCAATGGATACCTTACCCTTGATGAGTTCTCCTCAGGCTTTA GTGAATTTTTATTTGGTCGGAAAATTTCTATAGAGGATGGCAGTGTGGAGAAAAAACCCTGTAAGAGCCCACCAGAGGTTCTGTACCAGACCCCCTGGAAAAAGGGCCTGGCAAAAggagatgaggatgaagaggagaaacATTTTTCCATGCTTATGGAGAGCCTTGGAGCCAACAGCGTATTTGAAGA TCCTGCTGAGGTGCACAGTTTGTGGGCTCAGCTGCGCCACGATGAACCACACCTTTTATCCAATTTCGAGGACTTCTTGGCCAGAGTGACATCGCAGATCAGAGAGGCCAACCAAGAGAAGCAGGAGATAGAAAGTGCTCTGAAAAG aaaaacagcaacacatgaTGATGAGATCCAGCGCCTGTATGAAGAAATGgagcagcaaataaaaaatgaaaaagacaggATTATGCTGCAG GACTACGAACAATTTGTGTCTCGAAGTCAAgacctggagctgcagctgtcCACCAAAGAGAAAGAGTTGGAACAACTCTTCCAGAAACAAAGAAGG CTGGAACGTCAGTGCCACGAACTTCACAGTGAACAACATGTGACCAAGGTGGAGAACATAAAGCTCAAGCAAACCAATGATGAGTTAGCACGGGAGCTGGAGCACACCAGCCAAGAGCTGACCTTGGCACAGGAGCAGCTGAGTCTGCTAGAGGAGCAAACCACACAGCTTCATGAGGAGAAGGAGAT GGAAATATACAGACATACTGAGGGACTGCAGCGAGAACGAGCAAGTCTCCTTAAACAACTGGACCTGATGAG GgaaatgaacaaacatttaCGAGATGAAAGGGATATGTGTTATCAG AATCCAGTGAATTCTAAGAAAACACCATGTTTGAAGCAGAGGCCCGTAATTGGTTTTGTGAAACATACGAATCCAAATGTCTTCAAAAG tgaggatgaggaggagctgGCCCCAGGCAGTGTCAGGCAGAACCTAGTCAGTGTATCTTCTCAGCCGTCTTGCCCAGCAGAGACAAGGGGTCATTTCCAGAGGATCATCTCCATTGAAGAAGACCATCTCCCACACCTGCTCCAAAATGACTGTCAGACTCAAGCCCCGCTTCAAGAGTGTAGTGAAGGAGAGGAAGCCTCTGAAAGTGAGGACAATATTGACTTAGTGATGAGTGATATTTACCCGTATGCATCCTGTGCACACTCAAAGAGGAATACGAAGAAAAGAGAAACCCCCACCTCTCCGAGGGGTCAACCTGTTGGCAAGGAGACCAGCATAAAT GAGGAAGGTAGTTCTTCTCCACCTGACCGCCTCTTCAAGATTGTTCTGGTGGGAAACTCTAGTGTAGGAAAGACCTCTTTCCTTCAACGTTTTTGTGATGACAGTTTCCACCCTGGCACTTCTGCCACTGTGG GTATAGACTATAGTGTAAAAACAATAACTGTGGACAACAGCCAGGTGGCACTGCAGCTGTGGGACACAGCAGGACAGGAAAG GTATCGAAGCATCACCAAACAGTTCTTTCGGAAGGCTGACGGTGTGGCTGTGATGTATGACATCACAGCCGAACAGAGTTTCACAAGTGTCAGACAGTGGCTGACGAGTGTAAAG GAGGGTGCAGGTGATGACATCCCTGTCATGCTTCtgggaaataaaacagacaggGAGATTGAGAGACAAGTTCAGAAAGGACTGGGTGAAAGACTAGCCAAG GACTGCCAAATGACATTCTATGAGTGCAGTGCATACTCTGGACACAGCACGATGGAGTCCATGGTTCATTTAGCCAG AATTCTGAAGGAgcaagaggacagagagaaggagaagacaGTCCAGCTGGTGAACAACCCTTCAGAGAAGAAGAGGTCCTGCTGTTAG